The Psychrilyobacter piezotolerans genome contains the following window.
TTACAATTTATACAACTTTCAGTATTTTTTTTGATAGTAAAAATCCTTGTTAGACTTGCAAGACTATACTTAGTTCCCTCTATACATAGATAACTACAAAATGGCCTCTCAAACAACATAGAAATAACGAGGAAACTAATCATTATAATTAAAGAGATAGAAATCATAACATTAGAAATATTTTTACCTAAAATTATAAATGTTTTATAACTATTAATAGTCTCAAAAAACATAGTGCCTATACCTACAATTGTAAATATCATAAGAATATATCTTGAAAACTGCAGGTATTTTTGTATATTCTGTGGCATTTTATATTTCTTTTTAAAAATCTTATTTCCAATGGCTCCAAAGAATTCCTGAGCAGCTCCATAAGGACATACCCAGCCACAGAAGAAGTTACCCATTAACAACGAGATGGGAAGTAGTACAATAAATATCTTTCTAAATTCCATATATAATCCAGTCAATAAGAAACTTAAAAATATAAGTTGAACAGTATTCCTAATTATTTGTATCTTTTTTTTCAAAATCATCAGCTCCACATAATTTGATTTGTGCAATTTTTAAATCTTTGTTGATTTTATCAAAGTTTTGTGAAAAGATTGTGTGCACTTTAAATAATTTATATTATTTTTTTCAAATCAAAAAAAGCTGTGGAATTTTCCACAGCTTTTTATATCTTACATATTTTCTTTTACTT
Protein-coding sequences here:
- a CDS encoding 4Fe-4S binding protein, with the translated sequence MKKKIQIIRNTVQLIFLSFLLTGLYMEFRKIFIVLLPISLLMGNFFCGWVCPYGAAQEFFGAIGNKIFKKKYKMPQNIQKYLQFSRYILMIFTIVGIGTMFFETINSYKTFIILGKNISNVMISISLIIMISFLVISMLFERPFCSYLCIEGTKYSLASLTRIFTIKKNTESCINCKKCNKVCPMNISISDKSSVRNSQCINCFECVSICPVKGTLSYGKVKVSFKKK